One Gossypium hirsutum isolate 1008001.06 chromosome A11, Gossypium_hirsutum_v2.1, whole genome shotgun sequence genomic window carries:
- the LOC107924272 gene encoding SNF1-related protein kinase regulatory subunit gamma-1, with the protein MASLQLRRESSMDQQESPRSPEAKLGMKVEDLWGVQEPKLSPNEKLNACFESIPVSAFPLAPQGIEIKSDASLAEAVQILAQNKILSAPVVDVNAPEDATWIDRYIGIVEFAGIAIWILQQSEPPSPRSPSSPSGTYFAVSINGMTSAVGLGTLGPEDASITSGDFFEALTSSKFYKNTKVRDISGTFRWAPFLALQKSNSFLTMLLLLSKYKMKSVPVVDLGDGKINNIITQSAVIHMLAECTGFHWFESWGTKKLSEIGLPTMSPKEIIKVHEDQPVLQAFKLMRKNRIGGVPVVESGGKKAIGNISLRDVQFLLTAPEIYRDYRSITAKNFLIAVKNYLEKHDKRSPMLSGTVTCKRDKTVKELIQTLDSEKIHRMYVVDDDGNLEGVITLRDIISRLVHEPHGYFGDFFDGVLPLPENCRV; encoded by the exons ATGGCGAGTTTGCAATTGAGGCGAGAGAGTAGCATGGATCAGCAAGAGAGTCCGAGGAGTCCAGAGGCAAAGCTTGGGATGAAAGTGGAGGATCTATGGGGTGTTCAAGAACCAAAGCTTAGTCCTAATGAAAAGCTCAACGCTTGCTTTGAGAGCATTCCTGTCTCTGCTTTCCCTCTTGCTCCTCAAG GGATTGAGATAAAATCGGATGCTAGTTTAGCAGAGGCTGTTCAAATACTGGCTCAAAACAAGATTCTTAGCGCACCAGTTGTTGATGTTAATGCCCCTGAGGATGCAACCTGGATTGACAGATACATTGGCATTGTAGAGTTCGCTGGAATTGCTATATGGATTTTGCAACAG TCAGAACCACCTTCACCTAGAAGCCCTTCATCTCCCAGTGGAACTTATTTCGCGGTATCTATTAATGGAATGACCTCTGCTGTGGGACTCGGAACTTTAGGCCCCGAAGATGCTTCGATTACTTCGGGAGACTTTTTTGAGGCTCTAACGTCCTCCAAGTTTTACAAGAACACTAAG GTTCGCGATATCTCGGGGACGTTCCGTTGGGCACCATTCCTTGCTTTGCAAAAATCGAACTCATTTTTGACTATGTTGTTACTACTTTCTAAATATAAAATGAAGAGTGTTCCAGTAGTTGATCTCGGTGATGGAAAGATCAATAACATCATCACGCAGTCAGCTGTCATTCACATGTTAGCTGAATGCACCGGGTTTCACTGGTTTGAAAGCTGGGGAACTAAGAAACTTTCGGAGATCGGTCTTCCCACAATGTCACCTAAGGAAATTATCAAA GTACACGAGGATCAACCGGTTCTTCAAGCATTTAAGTTAATGAGGAAAAATAGAATCGGAGGCGTACCGGTAGTTGAAAGTGGAGGAAAAAAAGCTATCGGTAACATAAGCCTTAGAGATGTACAGTTCCTTCTAACTGCACCAGAGATCTACCGCGATTACAG ATCTATCACGGCGAAGAACTTCTTGATAGCAGTTAAAAACTACTTGGAGAAACACGACAAGAGATCGCCGATGTTAAGCGGCACGGTTACTTGCAAGAGAGATAAAACCGTCAAGGAATTGATCCAGACGCTCGACTCAGAAAAGATCCATCGTATGTACGTAGTGGACGATGACGGGAATTTGGAAGGAGTAATAACACTTAGAGACATCATATCGAGGTTAGTGCACGAACCTCACGGGTACTTTGGTGATTTCTTCGACGGTGTGTTGCCTTTACCGGAGAACTGTCGGGTTTAA
- the LOC107924273 gene encoding glucuronoxylan 4-O-methyltransferase 1-like, with the protein MIASHSSSPECSSECSNFLSNATPVVDSESGGRHEPTPPATTANATLLTSKELMVLSKLVTRKAPCNLLVFGLQSQYYNLSSINAGGITVFLEDDPLKINEIKADFNGTRIYNVKYQIPAKKAYNLLKHARKNPACSPTTNLLNQSSCKLALRNLPEDVYKLKWDVVVVDGPIGDTPEAPGRMPTIYTAGMLARTDGIGKKTTTDVVVHDVHRTIEKWFSWEFFCEQNFVSAKGKLWVFRIPVHQSNSTSFCSSETVVNGGSI; encoded by the coding sequence ATGATTGCTTCACATTCTTCATCTCCGGAGTGTTCATCGGAATGCAGTAATTTTCTATCAAATGCAACTCCAGTGGTGGATTCCGAGTCTGGTGGCCGACATGAACCCACCCCTCCTGCCACCACTGCCAATGCAACCCTTCTCACCTCAAAGGAATTGATGGTTCTTTCGAAACTTGTTACACGTAAAGCGCCTTGTAATCTCCTTGTTTTCGGTCTTCAATCACAGTATTACAATCTTTCATCAATAAACGCAGGAGGAATCACTGTTTTTCTCGAGGATGATCCTTTGAAGATAAATGAAATCAAAGCTGATTTTAATGGAACTCGAATTTATAACGTCAAGTATCAGATACCAGCTAAAAAAGCATACAATTTGCTCAAACATGCAAGGAAAAATCCTGCTTGTTCTCCCACCACAAATCTGTTGAATCAATCGAGTTGCAAATTGGCATTGAGAAACTTACCAGAAGACGTTTATAAGCTTAAATGGGATGTTGTGGTTGTGGACGGGCCGATCGGGGACACGCCGGAAGCACCAGGGAGGATGCCAACTATCTACACTGCCGGCATGTTGGCAAGAACTGATGGGATTGGGAAGAAGACGACGACTGACGTTGTAGTTCACGATGTTCATCGGACGAttgaaaaatggttttcttgGGAATTCTTCTGCGAACAAAACTTTGTCTCTGCTAAAGGGAAACTCTGGGTTTTTAGAATACCTGTCCATCAATCGAATTCTACAAGCTTTTGCTCTtctgagacagttgttaatggcGGATCCATCTAA
- the LOC107924275 gene encoding thylakoid lumenal 17.9 kDa protein, chloroplastic isoform X1 gives MTNTLIAQLHLVPPFPSPSKQSSISQPQIQIPNNPNPKPKPILFSKFLSLALTLTLNSPLPSLAIPSLTSQSSPQAPLTTTPFTQSKFLQLGLEDGKIRPCPSTNPGCVSTNAKSSSFAFPWVVPETSKENAVQELQEAILKTQKNAKIEVVEDTPNGKYIQAEVDGGFGPDVMEFLVKGDVVTYRSMAMKVTYIYPFTTAIGDSKGQLERLKNIVDQLGWKCDSIACKVLRKKRRKCLHKSLMMVPFRLALRFCYVMAEAQVQAPNMAEQLEG, from the exons ATGACAAATACTCTAATTGCTCAGCTTCATCTTGTTCCTCCATTCCCTTCCCCTTCCAAACAATCATCGATCTCTCAACCTCAAATTCAAATCCCCAACAACCCTAACCCAAAACCCAAACCCATTCTTTTCTCTAAATTCCTCTCTCTAGCTCTCACTTTAACCTTAAACTCCCCACTTCCTTCATTAGCCATTCCATCTCTCACCTCTCAATCTTCCCCTCAAGCTCCTCTCACCACCACCCCTTTTACTCAGTCCAAGTTCTTGCAACTTGGACTTGAAGATGG GAAAATTAGGCCTTGCCCTTCAACAAATCCAGGTTGTGTTTCAACCAATGCAAAGTCATCATCTTTTGCCTTTCCATGGGTTGTTCCTGAGACTTCTAAAGAGAATGCAGTTCAG GAACTGCAAGAAGCGATTTTAAAAACTCAGAAGAATGCCAAGATTGAGGTTGTTGAAGATACCCCAAATG GGAAATATATACAAGCTGAGGTAGATGGAGGGTTTGGTCCTGATGTAATGGAGTTTTTAGTGAAAGGGGATGTTGTTACTTACAGGTCAATGGCCATGAAAGTGACCTATATTTACCCTTTCACAACAGCAATTGGTGATTCAAAGGGACAGCTTGAGAGGTTGAAGAATATCGTTGACCAGTTAGGCTG GAAATGTGATAGTATCGCCTGTAAGGTGctgagaaaaaaaagaagaaaatgccTCCACAAGTCTCTCATGATGGTGCCTTTCAGATTGGCCCTTCGGTTCTGTTATGTAATGGCGGAGGCTCAGGTTCAAGCCCCAAACATGGCGGAACAGCTAGAAGGATGA
- the LOC107924275 gene encoding thylakoid lumenal 17.9 kDa protein, chloroplastic isoform X3, with amino-acid sequence MTNTLIAQLHLVPPFPSPSKQSSISQPQIQIPNNPNPKPKPILFSKFLSLALTLTLNSPLPSLAIPSLTSQSSPQAPLTTTPFTQSKFLQLGLEDGKIRPCPSTNPGCVSTNAKSSSFAFPWVVPETSKENAVQELQEAILKTQKNAKIEVVEDTPNGKYIQAEVDGGFGPDVMEFLVKGDVVTYRSMAMKVTYIYPFTTAIGDSKGQLERLKNIVDQLG; translated from the exons ATGACAAATACTCTAATTGCTCAGCTTCATCTTGTTCCTCCATTCCCTTCCCCTTCCAAACAATCATCGATCTCTCAACCTCAAATTCAAATCCCCAACAACCCTAACCCAAAACCCAAACCCATTCTTTTCTCTAAATTCCTCTCTCTAGCTCTCACTTTAACCTTAAACTCCCCACTTCCTTCATTAGCCATTCCATCTCTCACCTCTCAATCTTCCCCTCAAGCTCCTCTCACCACCACCCCTTTTACTCAGTCCAAGTTCTTGCAACTTGGACTTGAAGATGG GAAAATTAGGCCTTGCCCTTCAACAAATCCAGGTTGTGTTTCAACCAATGCAAAGTCATCATCTTTTGCCTTTCCATGGGTTGTTCCTGAGACTTCTAAAGAGAATGCAGTTCAG GAACTGCAAGAAGCGATTTTAAAAACTCAGAAGAATGCCAAGATTGAGGTTGTTGAAGATACCCCAAATG GGAAATATATACAAGCTGAGGTAGATGGAGGGTTTGGTCCTGATGTAATGGAGTTTTTAGTGAAAGGGGATGTTGTTACTTACAGGTCAATGGCCATGAAAGTGACCTATATTTACCCTTTCACAACAGCAATTGGTGATTCAAAGGGACAGCTTGAGAGGTTGAAGAATATCGTTGACCAGTTAGGCTG A
- the LOC107924275 gene encoding thylakoid lumenal 17.9 kDa protein, chloroplastic isoform X2, with the protein MTNTLIAQLHLVPPFPSPSKQSSISQPQIQIPNNPNPKPKPILFSKFLSLALTLTLNSPLPSLAIPSLTSQSSPQAPLTTTPFTQSKFLQLGLEDGKIRPCPSTNPGCVSTNAKSSSFAFPWVVPETSKENAVQELQEAILKTQKNAKIEVVEDTPNGKYIQAEVDGGFGPDVMEFLVKGDVVTYRSMAMKVTYIYPFTTAIGDSKGQLERLKNIVDQLGCN; encoded by the exons ATGACAAATACTCTAATTGCTCAGCTTCATCTTGTTCCTCCATTCCCTTCCCCTTCCAAACAATCATCGATCTCTCAACCTCAAATTCAAATCCCCAACAACCCTAACCCAAAACCCAAACCCATTCTTTTCTCTAAATTCCTCTCTCTAGCTCTCACTTTAACCTTAAACTCCCCACTTCCTTCATTAGCCATTCCATCTCTCACCTCTCAATCTTCCCCTCAAGCTCCTCTCACCACCACCCCTTTTACTCAGTCCAAGTTCTTGCAACTTGGACTTGAAGATGG GAAAATTAGGCCTTGCCCTTCAACAAATCCAGGTTGTGTTTCAACCAATGCAAAGTCATCATCTTTTGCCTTTCCATGGGTTGTTCCTGAGACTTCTAAAGAGAATGCAGTTCAG GAACTGCAAGAAGCGATTTTAAAAACTCAGAAGAATGCCAAGATTGAGGTTGTTGAAGATACCCCAAATG GGAAATATATACAAGCTGAGGTAGATGGAGGGTTTGGTCCTGATGTAATGGAGTTTTTAGTGAAAGGGGATGTTGTTACTTACAGGTCAATGGCCATGAAAGTGACCTATATTTACCCTTTCACAACAGCAATTGGTGATTCAAAGGGACAGCTTGAGAGGTTGAAGAATATCGTTGACCAGTTAGGCTG CAATTAG
- the LOC107923468 gene encoding uncharacterized protein, with protein sequence MSQDHRKLDAKSICNCIMPLVKDSSIIPVSTLIADMQARFQYRVSYRKAWWAKQMAIQQLYGDWDESYNELQSWISAMVEYVPRTVVDLQTLPYRGPNGELELGKRVFRRLFWTFDPCVRAFSHCKPVVQVDGTWLYGKYTQILLIAVAQDGNGNVLPIAFVIVESENSESWAYFIRNLRRHVVRQDNICIISDRSKGLVAAIWQSEVPWRSVYCIRHIAVNFHNEYKNRDWRKRIVNMGKNIVFKFVFVIISNPFPNFNVFYQNIYIEYELEPHRFRHKLVRLETDMAGYKPSLTQWLSSIEPWQWAQCFDDGYRYGHMTTNLLEAVNFVLRRTRHLLISAVFSATFYRLATLMPKIGLKQAKQLEAGHVYVEKIRNAMKDNTQRARLMNVELYSRNLETFRVTEYINRRSGIPP encoded by the coding sequence ATGTCTCAAGACCACCGAAAATTGGATGCCAAAAGTATTTGCAACTGCATCATGCCACTGGTGAAAGATAGCTCAATCATTCCTGTGTCAACATTGATTGCAGACATGCAAGCTCGATTTCAGTACAGAGTGTCATACAGGAAAGCGTGGTGGGCGAAACAAATGGCCATCCAACAATTGTACGGCGACTGGGATGAGTCATACAATGAACTTCAGAGTTGGATTTCAGCAATGGTAGAGTATGTCCCAAGAACTGTCGTGGACTTGCAAACGTTGCCTTATAGAGGCCCTAATGGAGAATTGGAACTGGGAAAAAGAGTGTTTCGTCGACTGTTCTGGACTTTCGATCCATGTGTTAGGGCCTTCTCCCACTGCAAACCGGTAGTGCAAGTTGATGGAACATGGCTTTATGGAAAATACACGCAGATACTTCTGATTGCTGTTGCACAAGACGGTAATGGAAATGTACTACCAATCGCTTTTGTCATCGTAGAGTCAGAGAACTCTGAATCATGGGCATATTTCATTCGAAACTTACGGAGACATGTTGTCAGGCAAGATAACATTTGCATTATATCTGACAGATCGAAAGGTCTTGTTGCTGCAATTTGGCAATCGGAGGTTCCGTGGAGGTCTGTCTATTGTATTCGTCACATCGCTGTGAACTTCCACAATGAGTATAAGAACAGAGACTGGCGCAAACGAATTGTCAACATGGGTAAAAATATCGTATTTAAATTCGTATTTGTAATTATTTCTAATCCATTTCCTAATTTTAACGTATTTTATCAGAATATATACATAGAGTATGAGCTGGAACCACACCGATTTAGACATAAGTTGGTGAGGTTAGAGACTGATATGGCGGGCTACAAACCTTCTCTTACACAGTGGTTGAGTAGCATagagccgtggcaatgggctcaatgTTTTGACGACGGGTACCGTTATGGCCACATGACAACTAACCTTCTTGAGGCCGTTAACTTCGTCTTAAGGCGTACGCGTCACTTGCTAATTTCAGCTGTTTTTTCAGCCACATTTTACAGGTTAGCAACCTTAATGCCAAAAATTGGGTTGAAACAAGCAAAACAGTTAGAGGCAGGACACGTGTACGTCGAAAAAATCAGAAATGCCATGAAAGATAACACTCAAAGAGCTAGGTTGATGAATGTAGAACTATATTCTCGAAATTTGGAAACTTTTCGAGTGACAGAGTATATCAATCGTCGGTCAGGGATCCCGCCATGA